The Limnospira fusiformis SAG 85.79 genomic interval CAGCCTTATTTGATGACCCTAATGCAGTTCAGTATCGGAACTTAGATTCCACAGAACGTTTTGAAGCCATGAGAGCCGGGGAAGTAGATATGCTTTCGCGCAATACTACCTGGACTCTCAGCCGTGATACATCTGTAGGGATGGAATTTGCCCCTACCACATTCCATGATGGTCAGGGTATGATGGTTCGCGCAGATAGTGGAATTACCAGCTTAGAAGATTTTCAGGATCGCGCCGTCTGTGTAGAAGCGGGAACTACCACCGAACTTAATCTTACTGATAATATGCGCGAACGGGGTATCACCTTTGAGACCGTGACATTCCAACAGGCTGACCCCGCCTATGCGGCTTATGCTGAGGGTCGTTGTGAAGGTATGACCTCTGATAAATCTCAACTCCTCGCTCGTCGCAGCACCCTTCCCAACCCCAATGATCATATTATCCTGGATGTTACTATGTCTAAGGAACCCCTCGGACCTGTAACCCTCAATAATGACTCAGCTTGGTTTGATACCGTCAAATGGGTGACATTTGCTTTGTTTGAAGCCGAAGAACTAGGAATTACTCAAGCTAATGTCGAAGAAATTGCCCAAACTAGCGAGAATCCTACCATTCGCCGTTTTCTTGGCGTGGAAGGGGATTTAGGTACAGGAATGGGTTTAACTAATGATTTTGCTGCTAGGGTGATTAGGCACGTCGGAAACTATGCGGAAGTTTACGATCGCAATTTAGGCGCAGGTTCCCAGTTTAATCTTCCTCGCAATGAAAATGAGCTATGGACTAATGGGGGTTTACTCTTTTCTCCACCATTCCGTTAATGACAAAAATTAGGTGAAGGGTAGGATCTTATTAGTTGAGGCGGTTTTTTCGACTACCAAAACTGATCCACCTTTCATCTATCATGGTCAAGCTGAATAACATCACAGCAGCTTATGGGGACATATCAAGATGAAATTTGTGGATGAGTATCGGGATTTGGAATTGTCCCAAAAATACGCTCAGGCGATCGCATCTATTACTAGCCAACCCTGGACAATCATGGAAATTTGTGGGGGACAAACCCACTCCATTGTTAAATATGGCATTGACAAGTTATTACCTGAACAAATTACTTTAATTCATGGCCCTGGATGTCCCGTCTGTGTGACTCCCATTCACATGATTGATCGCGCTGTTGAAATAGCCACCCTTCCTAATACTATTCTCTGTTCCTTTGGGGATATGTTACGAGTCCCTGGAACCGAAAAAGACTTGCTTTCAGTTAAGGCTATGGGGGGAGATATTCGCATCGTTTATTCCCCTTTAGATAGTTTAAAAATTGCTCAGAATAACCCCGACAAACAGGTGGTATTTTTGGCGGTCGGCTTTGAAACTACAGCACCCGCTACAGCTATGGCGGTTTATCAAGCCAAAGAACTCTCAATTGAGAATTTTTCGATGCTGGTTTCTCATGTGTTAGTTCCTCCGGCGATCGCGGCTATTTTATCTAGTTATAACTGTCTAGTACAGGGGTTTTTAGCGGCTGGTCATGTTTGCACAGTGATGGGATACACTGAATATGAGCCGATTGTAAAAAAATATAATATTCCCATTGTTGTGACTGGTTTTGAACCTGTAGATATTCTTCAGGGGATTTATCTATGTATTAAACAGCTAGAAGAGGGACAAGCTACATTAGAAAATCAATACACTCGTTCGGTACAAAGAGAGGGAAATAAGACGGCACAAACCATTATATCACAAGTATTTGAAGTAGTCAATCGTCAATGGCGCGGCATAGGAGAAATTTCCGAAAGTGGTTTAGGGTTGCGATCGCCCTACGCGGAATTTGACGCAGAAAATCGGTTTAATTTGTCACCGCCACAACCGGATAATTATAGCGAATGTATCAGCGGTGAAATTATGCAGGGAATCAAAAAACCCCATCAGTGTCCCGCCTTTGGAAGCCGCTGTAAACCAGAACATCCCCTCGGTGCGCCCATGGTTTCTTCGGAAGGCGCTTGCGCCGCCTATTATCGTTACCGCCACCAGGGAGAAACCGAGTTATTACAGTAGGGTGCGTCAGACACCAGAAACCATCAGAAAAACCCGATAATTTATTTCTGACGCACCAGAATACTTGTTCGGAAATAGCTTAAAATATTACCCTCACCCTAAATCAGAATTAATTAATAATTAATAATTAATAATTAATAATTAATTATTGTAGGGGCGCGTTCTGCTGTCAATTCTCAATTCCCCACGACGATATTAATAAACCCGCCCTACCCCACGGGGGAATTACTTGGAAAGGTATTAGATTATTAGACCAATTATATAGTAGGGTGCGTCAGACAGGGAAAACCAGGAGAAAAACCCGATAATTGATGACTGACGCACCAGACCAATTATAAAGTGAGGATTAAAATTTTAATTGATAGGTAAAATGTCTATCAGGTGTTCCCCTGGAAATAAGTCAATTCCTAAAGCTGATTTGATTAAATATAGCAGCAGAAATATGATAGCACTAATCATCAGGTTTAAGCCGATGAGCAATAAGGAAGCGGCTATGATATTAGCAATTTTATGGGCTTGGGTAAAGAAAGGCGATCGCTTTTTTTGTCGGCGTTCCTTACCCACGAAAACCACCACATAAAACCGATCTATAATCAAATCGACAGTAAATCTCAGATCGACAATTTTCGAGGAAGGTTGGGGTATAGCTGCATCTAAAGTTTGCCGAATTTCTGCCAGTTGTTGGGGGTTAAAACTTGCCAAAACTTCGGGAGTCATTTTTTGTAAATATTCATCAGCATTTGGGGGTTGAATCCGAGGTAAATTTCTCGGATATTGTTGAGATTTCCTGTTCATATTAAATCATCCAACCTAAGCGAAAAATTACCGAACCGACTATGAAAGCGACCCCCGGGATACCCAGTAGTATATAAAAAAGGCGATCGTCATTTAAACCCACCGTAGATAGGATAGTGCGACCCCATGCTAAAGCCATAATTAGCAGTATAGAAAAAGCCCATAATCCCATTAAAATCATCGCCCAAAGGGGTGCATTTTGGAATGGTAAATCTGGCAGCCACACCGTTGGCCATGTCTTGAGAATAGTGCCAATAAACATAATCAACACTAGCCAAGCATTCGCCAAAACAATAGCTTCTTCCCCGACCTTAGCCAAATGTAGGATAACCGCGAAAGTGATTAACCACACCAACCAGGGAACCTCAAACGCCGCCAGGAACCACCCAGCCACAGTATAGCCCAAAAATAAAGTGATAGTATAGATCCAAAATCGGGGATAGCTGTAAAATTTATCAGCCACAGTGTCTTTAACAGTTATCACGATATTGTATATTATACAAGAACATCTGAGCAACAGCAAATTTCAGCCAATTAATTAACCCATGGAAAGCAACCCCGACTTTAATTTAACCTGTCCTATTCCCATTGACAACTATCCCCAAGTTTTATTAGCCCACGGTGGTGGTGGACGATTAATGAATCAATTAATTGAGCAAATGTTTCGTCCCGCCTTCGGCACATCATCAGATATTCCCCATGA includes:
- a CDS encoding amino acid ABC transporter substrate-binding protein translates to MRKQGFLLLVSCLSALSLTACEPGGSPGSDGPAAGGSGQSRLNVVKNRGVLICGVDGGIPGFSFVDQSGEYSGLDVDVCKAVAAALFDDPNAVQYRNLDSTERFEAMRAGEVDMLSRNTTWTLSRDTSVGMEFAPTTFHDGQGMMVRADSGITSLEDFQDRAVCVEAGTTTELNLTDNMRERGITFETVTFQQADPAYAAYAEGRCEGMTSDKSQLLARRSTLPNPNDHIILDVTMSKEPLGPVTLNNDSAWFDTVKWVTFALFEAEELGITQANVEEIAQTSENPTIRRFLGVEGDLGTGMGLTNDFAARVIRHVGNYAEVYDRNLGAGSQFNLPRNENELWTNGGLLFSPPFR
- the hypD gene encoding hydrogenase formation protein HypD, which encodes MKFVDEYRDLELSQKYAQAIASITSQPWTIMEICGGQTHSIVKYGIDKLLPEQITLIHGPGCPVCVTPIHMIDRAVEIATLPNTILCSFGDMLRVPGTEKDLLSVKAMGGDIRIVYSPLDSLKIAQNNPDKQVVFLAVGFETTAPATAMAVYQAKELSIENFSMLVSHVLVPPAIAAILSSYNCLVQGFLAAGHVCTVMGYTEYEPIVKKYNIPIVVTGFEPVDILQGIYLCIKQLEEGQATLENQYTRSVQREGNKTAQTIISQVFEVVNRQWRGIGEISESGLGLRSPYAEFDAENRFNLSPPQPDNYSECISGEIMQGIKKPHQCPAFGSRCKPEHPLGAPMVSSEGACAAYYRYRHQGETELLQ